The following coding sequences lie in one Amycolatopsis cihanbeyliensis genomic window:
- a CDS encoding acyltransferase family protein translates to MRFLAVIAVFLYHSYYLQPFGDTGVSKVAEFLFSKANGIGVSFFFILSGFVLAWSVRANDTPARFWRRRVVKIYPNHVVTWLIALVLAFSVGQALTGAQIFSNLFLVQAWFPSMEIMFSLNEVSWSLACEIFFYLMFPVLFVLAKKIPAARLWLCVGVVIAAIFALIFVATLLPQDGMDTWQGWLLYTLPPARALEFVVGILMARIVIAKRWIPLGLGPAFLLLAAGYGALLLTPSPYHAVAPTIIPLALIIPAAATADLRNLPSFLRGRVFVWLGEISFAFYLVHRLVQMYGEMALGDPEQTWGTAQAIGLLAVSFVISLLLAWLLHITVERPMMKRFASSKKPKPENRPGPDKVGVSG, encoded by the coding sequence ATGCGGTTCCTCGCCGTGATCGCAGTCTTTCTCTACCATTCATACTACCTGCAGCCTTTCGGCGATACCGGCGTTTCCAAGGTAGCAGAGTTCTTGTTCTCAAAGGCCAACGGCATCGGCGTGAGCTTCTTCTTCATTCTCAGTGGATTCGTCCTCGCCTGGTCCGTTCGCGCCAACGACACCCCAGCCCGGTTCTGGCGCAGGCGAGTCGTCAAGATCTATCCAAACCACGTCGTCACCTGGTTAATCGCGCTCGTGCTCGCGTTTTCCGTCGGCCAGGCGCTCACGGGCGCGCAGATCTTCTCGAACCTGTTCCTCGTGCAGGCATGGTTCCCCTCGATGGAGATCATGTTCTCCTTGAACGAGGTCAGCTGGTCACTGGCCTGCGAAATATTCTTTTATCTGATGTTCCCGGTTCTTTTCGTGCTCGCCAAGAAGATTCCGGCGGCGCGACTCTGGCTCTGTGTCGGCGTCGTCATAGCCGCGATCTTCGCTCTGATCTTCGTGGCGACGCTCCTCCCCCAGGACGGAATGGACACCTGGCAGGGCTGGCTGCTCTACACGCTGCCACCCGCCCGCGCGCTCGAGTTCGTGGTCGGCATCCTGATGGCGCGTATCGTCATCGCCAAACGATGGATTCCGCTCGGCCTGGGACCGGCATTCCTTCTCCTCGCCGCCGGCTACGGAGCCTTGCTGCTGACGCCGTCGCCGTACCACGCCGTCGCGCCGACAATCATTCCCCTCGCGCTCATCATTCCCGCCGCCGCCACCGCGGACCTCCGTAACCTTCCATCGTTCCTCCGCGGTCGGGTTTTCGTCTGGCTCGGTGAGATCTCCTTTGCCTTCTACCTGGTGCACCGCCTGGTCCAGATGTACGGCGAGATGGCACTGGGCGACCCCGAACAAACCTGGGGCACCGCGCAGGCGATCGGGCTGCTCGCGGTCTCCTTCGTGATCTCCTTGCTGCTGGCGTGGTTGCTGCACATCACCGTTGAACGCCCCATGATGAAGCGCTTCGCGAGCAGTAAGAAGCCGAAGCCGGAGAACCGCCCCGGCCCCGACAAGGTCGGAGTCTCCGGGTGA
- a CDS encoding UbiA family prenyltransferase produces MKTFGSFARLVKYQFVLDFFLALIIMWTALEPASRFAGDTLLTLLFFGLGQAGVLFAVMTLDDVTGSKDGSDSANYQDASKTQSRPLKRKPLLTGELTVRQAQLYGYLSLAFGALWWTITIVHTPNKSLWAILITVLLLTLSVQYSWGLKLSYRGLGELLLLFSASAFVLAPYGLATGALPALVLTEGLLFGFGQLLIAGYSNTNDISGDAAAGRRTIAVLTSARGNKIFLGILTAANLLVIVVPVVTGWIPWWFVVTAAPLIVLRLRQYGSFIHNGHALLARSRGVVTFRTTVACVLLFNVIHFGL; encoded by the coding sequence ATGAAGACCTTCGGGAGCTTCGCGAGGCTGGTCAAGTATCAGTTCGTTCTCGACTTCTTCCTCGCTCTGATCATCATGTGGACAGCGCTGGAACCGGCCTCACGGTTCGCCGGTGACACCCTGCTCACCTTGCTGTTCTTCGGCCTTGGTCAAGCCGGCGTGCTCTTCGCGGTGATGACACTCGACGACGTGACCGGCAGCAAGGACGGCAGCGACAGCGCCAACTATCAGGACGCGAGCAAGACACAGTCACGTCCGTTGAAGCGCAAGCCGCTGCTCACCGGCGAACTGACCGTCCGTCAGGCTCAGCTGTACGGCTACCTCAGCCTGGCCTTCGGTGCCCTGTGGTGGACCATCACCATCGTCCATACACCGAACAAGTCCCTGTGGGCCATCCTGATCACCGTATTGCTGCTGACCCTCAGCGTGCAGTACTCGTGGGGTCTGAAACTCAGTTACCGGGGCCTTGGCGAACTGCTGCTGCTGTTCTCCGCATCAGCATTCGTCTTGGCACCCTACGGTCTCGCCACGGGAGCCTTGCCGGCCCTCGTGCTGACCGAGGGCCTGCTGTTCGGGTTCGGGCAGTTACTCATCGCCGGATACTCCAACACCAACGACATCAGCGGGGACGCCGCGGCAGGCCGCCGCACCATCGCCGTACTGACCTCAGCGCGCGGAAACAAGATCTTCCTCGGCATCCTGACCGCGGCCAACCTGCTGGTGATCGTGGTTCCCGTGGTGACGGGCTGGATTCCGTGGTGGTTCGTCGTGACCGCGGCACCGCTCATCGTGCTCCGGCTGCGCCAGTACGGCTCCTTCATACACAACGGTCACGCGCTGCTGGCACGCAGCAGGGGTGTGGTCACCTTCCGCACCACCGTGGCCTGCGTGCTCCTGTTCAACGTCATTCATTTCGGACTCTGA
- the ispG gene encoding flavodoxin-dependent (E)-4-hydroxy-3-methylbut-2-enyl-diphosphate synthase: MGIPTIGAKEEEVPLSVANRRMSRQIMVGSVPVGGKAPVSVQSMTTTLTSDVDATLQQIAELTAAGCQIVRVAVPSADDAAALPIIAKKSQLPVIADIHFQPKYVFAAIDAGCAAVRVNPGNIKKFDDKVGDIAKAAADAGIPIRIGVNAGSLDKRLLEKYGKATPDALVESALWECSLFEEHGFGDIKISVKHNDPVVMIEAYRRLAARCDYPLHLGVTEAGPQFQGTIKSAVAFGALLAEGIGDTIRVSLSCPPVEEVKVGNQILESLALRERGLDIVSCPSCGRAQVDVHTLSERVSAALEGFPVPLRVAVMGCVVNGPGEAREADLGVASGNGKGQIFVKGEVIKTVPESEIVEALLEEAVRIAEERGIAVDPDAIA; the protein is encoded by the coding sequence ATGGTCGGATCGGTACCAGTGGGCGGGAAGGCCCCCGTTTCGGTGCAGTCGATGACCACCACGCTGACGTCCGATGTGGATGCCACCTTGCAACAGATCGCCGAGCTGACCGCGGCCGGCTGCCAGATCGTCCGGGTCGCGGTGCCATCGGCCGATGACGCCGCGGCGCTTCCGATCATCGCGAAGAAGTCGCAGCTTCCAGTGATCGCGGACATCCATTTCCAGCCCAAGTATGTTTTCGCGGCGATCGACGCCGGCTGCGCGGCAGTGCGGGTGAACCCCGGAAATATCAAGAAGTTCGACGACAAGGTAGGTGATATCGCGAAAGCCGCCGCGGACGCCGGAATTCCGATCCGGATCGGGGTGAACGCCGGGTCGCTTGACAAGCGGCTGCTCGAGAAATACGGCAAAGCCACCCCGGACGCGCTGGTCGAGTCGGCGCTGTGGGAGTGCTCCCTTTTTGAGGAGCATGGTTTTGGCGATATCAAGATCTCGGTCAAGCATAATGACCCGGTTGTGATGATCGAGGCCTACCGGCGACTGGCGGCCAGGTGCGACTATCCGTTGCATCTCGGGGTGACCGAGGCCGGCCCGCAGTTTCAGGGCACGATCAAGTCCGCGGTGGCCTTCGGGGCATTGCTGGCCGAGGGGATCGGCGACACCATCCGGGTGTCGCTGTCCTGCCCGCCGGTCGAGGAGGTCAAGGTCGGCAACCAGATCCTGGAGTCCCTTGCGCTCAGGGAGCGTGGCCTCGACATCGTCTCGTGCCCGTCCTGTGGGCGCGCGCAGGTGGACGTGCACACGTTGAGCGAGCGAGTATCCGCGGCACTGGAGGGCTTCCCGGTACCGCTGCGGGTGGCCGTGATGGGCTGTGTCGTCAACGGCCCCGGCGAGGCAAGGGAGGCGGACCTCGGAGTGGCGTCCGGTAACGGCAAGGGTCAGATCTTCGTCAAGGGCGAGGTCATCAAGACCGTTCCCGAATCCGAGATCGTCGAAGCCCTCCTCGAGGAAGCGGTGCGCATCGCCGAGGAGAGGGGCATTGCGGTCGATCCCGACGCGATCGCCTGA
- a CDS encoding ATP-binding protein: MSAPSIYAPTELVGRAVEFGSLRDELLGPGGRMITVTGPVGVGKSRLAAALFEHVSPEFEDGGCFLDLTDVDPLRPDGVLAAMITMAEAEAGTEAATAQERVVSYLRDKHFLLVLDGCEHLMEMLPSLLAALVTACPRLSTLVVSLEPLRVYGEALFRLTPLPVPDPRRCDDLAALQQVPAVLLFVQRTRAVRPGFTLTTENREAVARLSVLTDGLPLAIELAAAQMKLSSPQNLLATLDGDLARLSGTGSDTLSRHHCMRAAVAWSLKRLRNDEQMFLGSLALFPDQFDLDAAGGVARTGAAETHRFLEQLVDRNLLQTGECLDGDLTFSMFGLTRLYVLQWLRQTGDYERVLRGHADYFLDMAETAESALAGPGQARWLHRLESWHGAVEVALRFLTSAGDGARAVSLASALRLYWLGRGKATSGKHWLKEGLGTEGLPEHLAAKGEAVLGELMLWTGEQEAAVKCLTSARGRYQELGDPRGDATCLNRLGLAAYYHGDLAEAERVLDESVVAFQALDLTREHAMAMRDLADCHRASGNLKAAKEAAEAALADFLRQQDLRNVALTRYVLADVALDLADRDEAGRLYDMSLRELDELGDLSACAIGLEKSAILLTSSHGRITESWRRAARALGTASDLRATTGCVAPQPAQLAVDGAVAEARVRLGDHAIYECWAEGAALEPEAAIAEALTPAQSPQVARLRGLTADSPLTCRELEVAGLVAGGMTNREIGRRLGIAEWTAVNHIRKIMRKLDCTSRVQVASWMTKTGTGSAVAMPKQPDPRARQSPK; encoded by the coding sequence GTGAGCGCCCCCTCGATCTATGCTCCCACCGAGCTTGTCGGCCGTGCGGTCGAGTTCGGTTCTCTCCGGGATGAGCTGCTCGGTCCGGGCGGCCGGATGATCACCGTTACCGGCCCGGTAGGTGTTGGCAAGAGCCGGCTCGCCGCCGCGCTGTTCGAGCATGTTTCACCCGAGTTCGAAGATGGTGGGTGTTTCCTCGACCTGACCGACGTGGACCCGCTGCGGCCGGACGGCGTACTCGCCGCGATGATCACCATGGCCGAGGCCGAGGCCGGGACCGAGGCCGCCACGGCGCAGGAGCGCGTGGTGAGCTACCTGCGCGACAAGCACTTCCTGCTGGTACTCGACGGTTGCGAGCATCTGATGGAGATGCTGCCCTCGTTGCTCGCCGCCCTGGTCACGGCCTGTCCTCGGCTGTCGACGCTCGTCGTCAGCCTCGAGCCGCTACGGGTGTACGGCGAGGCGCTGTTCAGGTTGACGCCGCTGCCGGTTCCTGATCCAAGGCGGTGCGACGATCTGGCCGCGTTGCAGCAGGTACCGGCCGTCCTGCTGTTCGTGCAGCGGACCAGAGCGGTGCGGCCGGGCTTCACGCTGACCACTGAGAACCGCGAAGCGGTTGCCAGGCTGTCCGTGCTGACCGACGGCCTGCCGCTGGCGATCGAGCTCGCGGCGGCGCAAATGAAGCTGTCGTCGCCGCAGAACCTGCTGGCGACGTTGGACGGTGACTTGGCCCGCCTCTCCGGAACAGGATCCGACACGCTGTCCCGGCACCACTGCATGCGTGCGGCGGTCGCGTGGAGTTTGAAGCGGCTGCGCAACGACGAGCAGATGTTCCTTGGCAGCCTCGCGTTGTTCCCGGATCAGTTCGATCTCGACGCGGCCGGGGGAGTGGCACGGACCGGCGCGGCCGAGACACACCGGTTTCTGGAACAGCTCGTGGACAGGAACCTGCTGCAAACGGGGGAATGCCTTGACGGGGACCTCACCTTCAGCATGTTCGGACTCACGCGACTGTACGTACTGCAGTGGCTGCGGCAGACGGGTGACTACGAGCGCGTCCTGCGCGGCCACGCCGACTACTTCCTGGACATGGCCGAGACCGCGGAATCCGCGTTGGCCGGTCCCGGGCAGGCACGATGGCTCCACCGACTTGAGTCCTGGCACGGTGCTGTGGAGGTCGCGCTGCGTTTCCTGACCAGCGCGGGCGACGGTGCCCGCGCGGTGAGCCTCGCCTCCGCGCTGCGCTTGTACTGGCTCGGCCGGGGCAAAGCCACCAGCGGCAAGCACTGGCTGAAGGAAGGCCTCGGCACCGAAGGGCTGCCGGAACACCTCGCGGCCAAGGGCGAGGCGGTGCTTGGCGAGCTCATGCTGTGGACCGGCGAGCAGGAGGCCGCCGTGAAGTGCCTGACCAGTGCCCGCGGCAGATACCAGGAGCTGGGGGACCCGCGGGGCGATGCCACCTGCCTGAACCGGTTGGGGCTGGCCGCCTACTACCACGGGGACCTGGCCGAAGCCGAGCGGGTGCTCGACGAGAGCGTCGTCGCGTTCCAGGCTCTTGACCTGACACGCGAACATGCGATGGCGATGCGAGACCTTGCCGACTGCCACCGTGCCTCGGGCAACCTCAAGGCGGCCAAGGAGGCGGCCGAGGCCGCGCTCGCGGATTTCCTCCGGCAACAAGACCTACGCAACGTCGCGCTGACGCGGTACGTCCTGGCCGATGTCGCTCTCGACCTGGCTGATCGAGATGAGGCCGGGCGGCTCTACGACATGTCCCTCCGGGAGCTTGACGAGCTCGGTGACCTGTCAGCCTGCGCGATCGGCCTCGAGAAGTCGGCGATCCTGCTGACCAGCAGCCACGGCCGGATCACCGAGAGCTGGCGGAGGGCCGCGCGCGCACTGGGGACCGCATCGGACCTGCGTGCCACCACCGGGTGCGTGGCACCGCAGCCCGCGCAGCTCGCCGTGGACGGCGCTGTGGCAGAGGCCAGGGTACGTCTTGGTGACCATGCCATTTATGAATGTTGGGCGGAAGGCGCCGCGCTGGAGCCGGAGGCGGCCATCGCCGAGGCGCTCACCCCGGCGCAGAGCCCGCAGGTCGCTCGGCTGCGCGGGCTGACCGCGGACAGCCCGCTGACCTGCCGGGAGCTGGAAGTGGCCGGGCTGGTGGCAGGCGGAATGACCAACCGCGAGATCGGCCGGCGCCTCGGCATCGCGGAATGGACCGCTGTCAACCATATCCGCAAGATCATGCGCAAGCTGGACTGCACCTCCCGGGTGCAGGTGGCCAGCTGGATGACGAAGACGGGTACCGGCTCCGCGGTCGCGATGCCGAAGCAGCCGGATCCCCGGGCGCGTCAGAGTCCGAAATGA